From Bacillus pumilus, one genomic window encodes:
- a CDS encoding TerD family protein: MAIQLSKGQRVDLTKTNPGLTKVMIGLGWDTNKYSGGAEFDLDASAFLVDANNRCQQDTDFVFYNNLQHPSGSVTHTGDNRTGEGDGDDEQILVDFSKIPANIDRIGITVTIHDAETRSQNFGQVSNAFVRVVNEEGGEELIRFDLGEDFSIETAVVVCELYRHGSDWKFNAIGSGFSGGLAALCQNYGLEV, encoded by the coding sequence ATGGCGATTCAGCTTTCAAAAGGACAACGTGTCGATTTAACAAAAACCAACCCAGGGCTGACGAAAGTGATGATCGGTCTTGGCTGGGATACGAATAAATATTCTGGTGGAGCCGAATTTGATTTGGACGCTTCGGCTTTCTTAGTCGATGCAAACAATCGTTGTCAGCAAGACACAGATTTTGTCTTTTATAATAACCTTCAGCACCCAAGCGGCAGTGTCACTCATACAGGTGATAACCGGACGGGCGAAGGAGATGGAGATGATGAGCAAATTCTCGTTGATTTCTCAAAAATTCCTGCTAACATTGATCGTATCGGAATTACAGTTACGATTCATGATGCAGAGACGCGCAGCCAGAATTTTGGACAAGTCTCTAATGCGTTTGTTCGGGTTGTAAATGAAGAGGGCGGGGAAGAATTGATTCGCTTTGATTTAGGGGAAGACTTCTCAATTGAAACAGCTGTTGTGGTATGTGAGTTGTACCGCCATGGAAGCGATTGGAAGTTTAACGCCATCGGAAGCGGATTCTCTGGCGGACTTGCAGCTCTTTGTCAAAATTATGGGTTAGAAGTGTAA
- a CDS encoding TerC family protein: protein MDILKHMLDTYASFFDWHMWAEVLTNPVSWGLIGTLVVLEGLLSADNALVLAVMVKHLPEKQRKKALTYGLIGAYFFRFLFIGVGMLLIKFWWIKVLGAAYLAWLVIKHFWLGDGDDEAKELKKEGWMVRVFGVFWATVISVEIMDLAFSVDSILAAFAVSEEVWILLLGGMLGILMMRTVAQLFLVLIDRIPELENTAFILIGIIAIKMGLSAAHIEIPHVAFFAIIILAFIGTFIVHKINKKKHQDVTNEAAASKEE, encoded by the coding sequence TTGGATATTTTGAAACATATGTTGGACACGTATGCCTCGTTTTTTGATTGGCATATGTGGGCAGAGGTATTAACAAACCCTGTCTCTTGGGGGCTCATTGGGACCCTTGTTGTGCTTGAAGGATTGTTATCAGCAGATAACGCGCTTGTATTAGCTGTCATGGTGAAACATTTACCAGAAAAGCAGCGTAAAAAGGCATTAACCTACGGATTAATTGGCGCTTATTTCTTCCGTTTTCTATTCATTGGCGTAGGGATGCTGCTTATTAAGTTCTGGTGGATTAAGGTCCTCGGAGCTGCATATTTAGCATGGCTTGTCATTAAGCACTTCTGGTTAGGCGATGGCGATGACGAAGCGAAGGAATTGAAAAAAGAAGGCTGGATGGTTCGTGTATTTGGCGTGTTTTGGGCAACTGTTATTTCTGTGGAAATTATGGACCTTGCCTTCTCGGTGGACAGTATTCTTGCGGCATTCGCTGTATCTGAGGAAGTATGGATTCTGCTATTAGGCGGAATGCTTGGAATTCTCATGATGCGTACAGTGGCACAGTTATTCCTTGTCCTCATTGACCGTATTCCAGAGCTTGAGAATACAGCGTTTATTCTCATTGGAATTATTGCTATCAAAATGGGCTTAAGTGCTGCTCATATTGAAATTCCGCATGTCGCATTCTTTGCAATTATTATCCTAGCATTTATCGGGACGTTTATTGTTCATAAAATCAATAAGAAGAAACATCAAGATGTGACAAACGAAGCTGCGGCTTCAAAAGAAGAATAG
- a CDS encoding cell wall hydrolase has product MAVVRATSSDIDLMARLLRAEAEGEGKQGMLLVGNVGINRLRANCSDFKGLRTIPQMIYQEHAFEAVTHGYFYQRARETEKALARRNINGERFWPAKFSLWYFKPPGNCPPTWYNQPFVARYKSHCFYQPTGETCENVYNTF; this is encoded by the coding sequence ATGGCAGTGGTAAGAGCGACAAGCTCTGATATTGATCTAATGGCCAGACTGCTGAGAGCGGAGGCAGAAGGTGAAGGGAAGCAAGGGATGCTGCTCGTAGGAAATGTGGGCATCAACCGGTTGCGTGCCAACTGCTCTGACTTTAAAGGGCTGCGTACGATTCCACAAATGATTTATCAGGAGCATGCATTTGAAGCGGTCACGCATGGTTATTTTTATCAACGAGCACGAGAAACGGAAAAAGCACTAGCGCGGAGGAATATTAACGGAGAACGATTTTGGCCGGCAAAATTCAGCCTTTGGTATTTTAAACCGCCTGGAAATTGTCCACCGACTTGGTACAATCAGCCGTTTGTGGCAAGGTATAAGTCGCATTGCTTTTATCAGCCAACCGGTGAAACATGTGAAAATGTCTATAACACCTTTTAG
- a CDS encoding acyltransferase family protein, which translates to MKKRLDWVDAAKGIGILLVVMAHVPIPDSLKQFIYSFHMPLFFLLSGMMFRSSSHPALSFIQKKAKSLLLPYLYFSIITYVFWFSVTRFFAFKGQTDIDPFVPFTGIFISNADEARLTHNPAIWFLTTLFLVEIIFFFMHRLTKGKPAVLILLTVLCGGAGYASTLLLDQSLPWNANVALTAVVFYSIGFLAKQWFVELKTDPTLLLCTGLLVLTAYMQSLNSRVDMRVNDYGDLFLFYACALLGSAAVIYLSFKFKTSPILTYLGRNSIVILVLQFAGIDIMKAFVYYGLGINIADTAQLSWTLFYTIGTLLLMVPCISFLSKYPMLLGKPAKAAHRYEQKTSAG; encoded by the coding sequence ATGAAAAAGAGACTCGATTGGGTCGATGCGGCTAAAGGAATCGGCATTCTGCTCGTGGTCATGGCGCATGTGCCCATTCCAGATTCGTTAAAGCAATTCATTTACTCTTTTCATATGCCGCTTTTCTTTTTACTATCAGGCATGATGTTTCGATCATCCTCACACCCTGCTCTGTCATTTATTCAGAAGAAAGCCAAGAGCTTACTCTTGCCCTATCTCTATTTCTCCATCATTACGTATGTTTTCTGGTTCTCCGTTACTCGGTTTTTTGCCTTTAAGGGACAAACGGATATTGATCCTTTCGTTCCGTTTACAGGTATTTTTATATCCAATGCAGATGAAGCTAGACTCACGCATAACCCAGCCATCTGGTTTTTAACGACGCTCTTTTTAGTGGAAATTATATTTTTCTTTATGCACCGTCTGACAAAAGGGAAACCTGCTGTCTTGATCTTACTGACCGTTCTTTGCGGAGGTGCTGGATATGCCTCTACATTGCTTTTAGACCAAAGTCTGCCTTGGAATGCCAATGTCGCCTTGACGGCTGTTGTGTTTTATTCAATTGGATTTTTGGCAAAGCAATGGTTTGTGGAATTAAAAACAGATCCAACCCTTCTTCTATGTACAGGTCTGCTTGTACTGACGGCTTACATGCAAAGCTTGAATTCACGGGTCGATATGCGCGTTAACGACTATGGCGATCTCTTTCTTTTCTATGCATGTGCACTGCTCGGTTCAGCTGCCGTGATTTATTTAAGCTTTAAATTCAAAACGTCCCCTATTTTGACGTATCTCGGACGAAATTCTATTGTTATTCTTGTCTTGCAGTTTGCCGGCATCGATATTATGAAAGCATTTGTTTATTATGGACTTGGCATCAATATTGCGGATACAGCGCAGCTCTCTTGGACACTCTTTTATACGATCGGGACTTTGCTGCTTATGGTGCCGTGTATCTCCTTCCTGAGCAAGTATCCGATGCTGCTCGGCAAACCAGCCAAAGCCGCACACCGCTACGAACAAAAAACATCCGCCGGCTGA
- a CDS encoding TerD family protein, whose translation MAITLEKGQRIDLTKGKAGLTNILVGLGWDPVSQGGGFLGKLFGGGGGADVDCDASVLMLKNDKFTENKDLIYFGNLKSKCGSVEHTGDNLTGEGDGDDEQVLVNLSKVPGNVNKLVFVVNIYDALRRNQHFGMIQNAYIRIVDRSNNQELVKYNLKDEYAGKTSLIVGELYRHENDWKFAAVGNGTNDAKLADITRNYI comes from the coding sequence TTGGCGATTACATTAGAAAAAGGTCAACGTATTGATTTAACAAAAGGCAAAGCAGGGCTAACGAATATTCTTGTTGGACTTGGCTGGGACCCTGTATCACAAGGCGGCGGATTTTTAGGAAAGCTGTTTGGCGGCGGAGGCGGCGCTGATGTTGATTGTGATGCTTCAGTGCTCATGCTGAAAAATGATAAGTTTACGGAAAATAAAGATTTGATTTATTTTGGCAACTTGAAAAGCAAATGCGGTAGCGTCGAGCATACAGGTGACAACCTGACTGGTGAAGGAGACGGAGATGATGAACAAGTCCTCGTCAACTTGAGCAAGGTGCCAGGCAATGTGAATAAATTGGTGTTTGTTGTGAACATCTATGATGCACTAAGAAGAAATCAACATTTTGGTATGATTCAAAATGCGTACATTCGCATCGTGGATCGTTCAAACAATCAAGAATTAGTGAAATATAATTTAAAAGATGAGTATGCAGGGAAAACATCGTTAATCGTTGGAGAGCTTTATCGTCATGAGAATGATTGGAAGTTTGCGGCTGTTGGAAACGGTACAAATGATGCGAAGCTTGCCGATATTACGAGAAACTATATTTAA
- a CDS encoding LLM class flavin-dependent oxidoreductase translates to MPSLHILDQVAIPKGQTAQETLIHTTQLAQLAETLGYERYWFAEHHSTRGLASTAPEILMAHIAAHTSTLRTGSGGILLPQYSPFKVAEVTRQLEALYPGRIEIGVGKSPGGIERTRLALTDGVHKDLSQFDRQLKDLLYYLSDSLPSGHPHAGVKASPLVDAHPPVWLLGLGENSAMQAAELGINYIFGHFIHPARGKQAFETYRSHFSPSVFSTQPHAMFAVFVICGETDEEADRIASSTDLWLLRVEKGLDSRVPSIEEASAYHYTTQEKKKVLQNRQRMIVGSKATVKEQLLSLMDRYQTDDIMILNNSFDPIEKQRSFKRIAELF, encoded by the coding sequence ATGCCATCACTTCACATATTAGATCAAGTCGCTATTCCTAAAGGTCAGACAGCCCAAGAGACATTGATTCACACAACGCAGCTGGCTCAGCTTGCGGAAACTCTTGGATATGAGCGTTATTGGTTTGCTGAACACCACAGCACAAGAGGGCTCGCTAGTACAGCACCTGAAATATTAATGGCACATATTGCTGCTCATACATCAACCTTACGTACCGGGTCTGGCGGCATTTTACTTCCGCAGTACAGCCCCTTTAAAGTAGCAGAGGTCACGCGGCAGCTTGAGGCTCTTTATCCTGGACGAATTGAAATCGGTGTCGGCAAATCTCCGGGCGGAATTGAAAGGACGAGACTGGCTTTGACGGACGGCGTGCATAAAGACCTGTCTCAGTTTGACCGCCAGCTGAAGGATCTTCTATATTACTTATCAGACAGCCTGCCTTCTGGGCACCCGCATGCAGGAGTCAAAGCTTCTCCGCTTGTCGATGCTCATCCGCCGGTTTGGCTGCTTGGTCTAGGAGAAAATAGTGCCATGCAGGCGGCGGAGCTTGGGATCAACTATATTTTTGGTCACTTTATCCACCCTGCACGCGGCAAACAAGCATTTGAGACGTACCGGTCTCACTTTTCTCCATCTGTCTTTTCTACGCAGCCGCACGCTATGTTTGCCGTTTTTGTCATCTGTGGTGAAACAGATGAAGAGGCTGACCGGATCGCCAGCAGTACAGATTTATGGCTGCTGCGTGTTGAAAAAGGACTGGACAGCCGCGTACCTTCTATAGAAGAAGCCAGTGCCTATCACTACACCACGCAGGAAAAGAAAAAAGTGTTACAAAACCGCCAGCGGATGATTGTCGGCTCAAAAGCAACGGTGAAAGAGCAATTACTTAGCTTGATGGATCGCTATCAAACGGATGACATCATGATTCTAAACAATTCTTTTGATCCGATAGAAAAACAGCGCTCCTTCAAACGAATCGCAGAATTATTTTGA
- a CDS encoding glucose 1-dehydrogenase, which translates to MYQDLKGKTAIVTGSSKGIGQAIALRFGQEQMNVVVNYKGDEDGAEETVQAIQQRGGQAVKVHADVSKEEGIQAIMDTALEHFGTVDVFVNNSGFNGEEAMPHEMTLEQWQKVIDVNITGAFLGAKAAIAYMMEHDIKGSILNISSVHQEIPRPFNVHYSTSKGGMNMMTKTLALDYAEAGIRINAIAPGTMATESNDDLQDEQKKQKQLEKIPMRAFGEPKEIGSAAAFLVSKEASYITGTTLFVDGGMTLYPSQIND; encoded by the coding sequence ATGTATCAAGATTTAAAAGGAAAAACAGCCATTGTCACAGGTTCTTCAAAAGGAATCGGACAAGCCATCGCATTACGATTTGGACAAGAGCAAATGAATGTGGTTGTAAACTATAAAGGCGATGAAGATGGTGCTGAAGAAACGGTACAAGCCATTCAGCAGCGCGGAGGTCAAGCGGTGAAAGTACACGCAGATGTCTCCAAAGAGGAAGGAATTCAAGCCATCATGGATACAGCACTGGAGCATTTCGGTACAGTAGATGTGTTCGTTAATAATTCAGGCTTTAATGGCGAAGAAGCGATGCCGCATGAGATGACGCTTGAACAATGGCAAAAAGTCATTGATGTCAATATCACAGGCGCCTTTTTAGGAGCAAAGGCTGCGATCGCCTATATGATGGAGCATGACATCAAAGGGTCCATTTTAAATATATCCAGTGTCCATCAGGAAATACCGCGCCCGTTCAATGTTCACTATTCCACTTCCAAAGGTGGAATGAATATGATGACGAAGACGCTGGCTCTTGATTATGCGGAAGCAGGTATTCGGATCAATGCGATTGCTCCAGGTACAATGGCGACCGAATCGAATGATGATTTGCAGGATGAACAGAAAAAACAAAAGCAGCTTGAAAAGATTCCGATGAGAGCCTTTGGCGAACCGAAGGAGATTGGGTCCGCCGCTGCATTCCTCGTATCTAAGGAAGCTTCGTATATCACAGGCACCACCTTATTTGTGGATGGAGGAATGACGCTTTATCCTTCTCAAATCAATGATTAA
- a CDS encoding ATP-binding cassette domain-containing protein: protein MITLSDCSCWFKDKKKVVKAMKHMTFSVKEGEVVGILGENGAGKTTLLRAVATLLEPTHGTVTVAGFDTVKEATEVKKRIGVLFGGETGLYDRLTARENLEYFGKLYGLDQHEIKARIEDLAKRFGMRQYMDRKVKGFSRGMKQKVAIARTLIHDPDIILFDEPTTGLDITSSNIFRDFIHQLKQQNKTILFSSHIMEEVSQLCDSVMMIHQGELVYKGTLPELYTQEQSDDLNYIFMSKLARGIS from the coding sequence ATGATTACTCTCAGCGATTGCAGCTGCTGGTTTAAAGATAAGAAAAAAGTCGTGAAAGCAATGAAACACATGACGTTCTCCGTGAAGGAAGGGGAAGTCGTTGGTATCTTAGGAGAAAATGGTGCAGGAAAAACCACATTATTGCGCGCCGTAGCCACATTATTAGAGCCTACGCACGGAACAGTCACTGTCGCAGGCTTTGATACGGTGAAAGAAGCAACTGAAGTGAAAAAGCGAATTGGTGTTTTGTTTGGCGGTGAGACAGGGCTTTACGATCGTTTGACGGCACGAGAAAACCTTGAATACTTTGGCAAATTATATGGCTTAGATCAGCATGAAATCAAAGCAAGAATAGAGGATCTGGCAAAGCGTTTTGGGATGAGACAATATATGGATCGCAAGGTGAAAGGATTCTCAAGAGGAATGAAACAAAAGGTGGCGATTGCTAGAACCTTGATTCATGATCCTGACATTATTTTATTTGATGAGCCGACAACAGGCTTAGATATCACATCAAGTAATATTTTCAGAGACTTTATTCATCAGCTCAAGCAGCAAAATAAAACCATCCTTTTTTCAAGCCACATCATGGAAGAAGTCAGCCAGCTTTGTGACAGTGTCATGATGATTCATCAAGGAGAGCTTGTGTACAAAGGGACACTTCCAGAATTATATACACAGGAACAAAGTGATGACTTGAACTATATCTTTATGTCGAAGCTCGCTAGGGGGATTTCATAA
- a CDS encoding ABC transporter permease has protein sequence MWKTVFLKEMTDALRDRKTLLLTVLIPLLTMLGLVFFYESMIADPGDETYTVAINEKLPTEMNQMIKEVKNLTLETFDDPQQAVKEGKANAYLEMPKEADDMLQHQKSFEIKIHGYTTDDDSVITVQMLQSLLEQYQNQVVEKRLAADQINTSVIHPFQVQAVDVEEGDEGENGMTAMLLSILLPMILVTSVISGALPAALDIVAGEKDRKSIEALFLTPASRLHILIGKWLAVSMFGILSGIVAIGMLLLSTLLFTEKLKQALNFGDQMWSIIAVMFAALIIFSFMVSMIELLLSVISGSVKEAQSYMSMIITLGVIPMFFTMRAGATQLDTYYFAVPFLNIHALCKQLMFGIIDPMSITLTLGSSALAVVILFVIVRSLFMKEKWMLAK, from the coding sequence ATGTGGAAAACCGTATTTTTAAAAGAAATGACAGATGCACTCAGGGACCGAAAAACCTTACTCTTAACAGTGCTGATTCCTCTTTTGACGATGCTTGGACTGGTGTTCTTTTATGAAAGCATGATTGCAGATCCAGGGGATGAAACCTATACGGTCGCAATCAATGAAAAGCTTCCAACTGAAATGAATCAAATGATCAAAGAGGTCAAAAACCTCACGCTTGAAACATTTGATGACCCGCAGCAAGCTGTCAAAGAAGGGAAGGCGAATGCTTACCTGGAAATGCCGAAAGAGGCTGACGACATGCTTCAGCATCAAAAATCATTTGAGATTAAAATTCATGGGTACACAACAGATGATGATTCTGTCATAACGGTTCAAATGCTGCAATCCTTACTGGAGCAGTATCAAAACCAAGTCGTAGAAAAGCGTTTAGCAGCTGATCAAATTAATACGTCTGTTATTCATCCATTTCAGGTGCAGGCCGTTGATGTAGAAGAAGGCGATGAAGGGGAAAATGGAATGACCGCTATGCTTTTGTCGATTCTCCTTCCGATGATTTTGGTGACCTCCGTTATCTCAGGAGCTTTGCCAGCTGCGCTTGATATTGTAGCGGGTGAAAAAGACCGGAAATCCATTGAAGCGTTGTTCCTGACACCTGCCAGCAGACTTCATATTCTCATAGGAAAATGGCTTGCTGTCTCTATGTTTGGTATTTTAAGTGGAATTGTAGCAATCGGTATGCTGCTTCTATCCACGCTGCTCTTTACAGAAAAGCTAAAACAAGCACTGAACTTTGGTGATCAAATGTGGAGCATTATCGCCGTCATGTTTGCGGCACTTATCATCTTCTCATTCATGGTATCGATGATTGAACTGCTACTCAGTGTCATTTCAGGCTCAGTCAAAGAAGCGCAGTCGTACATGTCCATGATCATTACATTAGGTGTGATCCCAATGTTCTTTACCATGAGAGCAGGTGCTACGCAGCTAGATACGTACTACTTTGCTGTCCCATTCCTTAATATTCATGCATTGTGTAAGCAATTGATGTTTGGCATCATCGATCCGATGTCCATCACTCTGACACTCGGCTCCTCAGCCCTCGCAGTCGTCATCTTGTTTGTCATCGTGAGAAGCTTGTTTATGAAAGAGAAATGGATGCTTGCGAAATAA
- a CDS encoding HpcH/HpaI aldolase/citrate lyase family protein → MRYFRFLSEARQHDLFFKRPGAMHPLTQRHVLAHALGATLYMPATRQDIADMLLSQKYEALCSVVFCLEDAIGDQEVDMAEQNLVAQLASLKEKVTHAPETAEHLPLLFIRVRSPKQLLKMADLLGSSLQLLTGFVFPKCSVHNAKDYLDSLKQASSQTRTTLYGMPILETPDLLEKETRDTVLSELKQILLNDEEYILNIRIGATDLCGLYGIRRDRDTTIYEIKLIADLITDIINYFGRSFVISGAVWEHFGPARKEQKPFIRALSHRSGEPSLSEFDDVQGLLKETKLDVANGIHGKTVIHPTHLKPVQSMYVVTKEEYMDALSILEHADGTVGVMKSTFSNKMNETKPHYRWAEHILIKSDIYGVFHENRSYIDILTEAEAAYAEHLGTYGS, encoded by the coding sequence ATGCGGTATTTTCGATTTTTATCAGAGGCGAGGCAGCACGATCTTTTTTTCAAGCGGCCAGGGGCGATGCATCCACTGACACAGAGGCATGTTCTTGCGCATGCATTAGGTGCTACTTTGTATATGCCTGCGACAAGACAAGATATAGCAGATATGCTGCTGTCACAGAAATATGAAGCGCTTTGCTCTGTTGTATTTTGCTTGGAGGATGCCATCGGTGATCAAGAAGTGGACATGGCCGAACAGAATCTAGTGGCACAATTGGCCAGTCTCAAAGAGAAAGTAACGCATGCTCCTGAAACGGCTGAACATTTGCCTCTTTTATTTATTCGTGTTCGTTCGCCGAAACAGCTGCTTAAAATGGCAGACTTGCTCGGTTCCTCTCTTCAATTACTTACCGGTTTTGTGTTCCCGAAGTGTTCAGTTCATAATGCGAAGGATTATTTGGACAGTCTGAAACAGGCATCGTCCCAAACGCGGACAACACTTTATGGGATGCCCATTTTGGAAACACCCGATTTATTAGAAAAAGAAACAAGAGATACGGTGTTGTCTGAGTTAAAGCAGATCTTGCTGAATGACGAGGAATATATTTTGAATATTCGCATTGGGGCAACGGATCTTTGTGGTTTGTACGGTATTCGCCGTGATCGTGACACGACCATCTATGAGATCAAATTGATTGCAGATTTAATCACAGATATCATCAATTATTTTGGGCGTTCCTTTGTAATATCTGGGGCTGTGTGGGAGCATTTTGGCCCTGCTCGAAAGGAACAAAAGCCATTCATCCGTGCGCTTTCTCATAGGAGCGGTGAACCGTCTTTATCTGAATTTGATGACGTACAAGGTTTACTCAAGGAGACAAAACTCGATGTGGCTAACGGCATTCATGGAAAGACGGTCATTCATCCAACACATCTTAAGCCGGTGCAAAGCATGTATGTTGTGACGAAGGAAGAGTATATGGATGCATTAAGCATTCTTGAACATGCAGACGGCACAGTTGGCGTAATGAAGAGTACCTTCTCTAATAAAATGAATGAAACGAAGCCGCATTACCGGTGGGCAGAGCACATTTTAATTAAGTCAGATATTTACGGGGTGTTTCATGAAAATAGAAGCTATATCGACATACTCACAGAAGCAGAAGCCGCATACGCTGAGCATCTTGGAACATATGGAAGTTGA
- a CDS encoding DUF4352 domain-containing protein — protein MFKKKLSLFLLILCVTVVAAACSGGKEKSAAKEKDTKSLDAAEVKVESAEYTLPPQYDTSVQDDQYVLKVNVSVKNISKEPLNVDKSNFTLYQDDAQVSTISPDDYNEVLSSSSLNADKVSKGGLFFVVDKDKDYQLVYNEPGSGSKKDDKTLEFDIKGKDLMKKADTLQASAKALSSYIDVMIFGKNNDEFEKLTGDNKSTVINEFDKSFKQGYITSSGISSSSAKDENLDKLLKAVKETLAEKSKVSTKTKAISGDKAVVTVTLTPIDASPLVDRLKEKATEFYSKNRTASYDEAQKYLLSIYPEEFKKLGPSSSEETVEVNMKKNDIDQWKLDLNDYKTSSLVEKFIKN, from the coding sequence ATGTTTAAAAAGAAATTATCCCTGTTTCTTCTGATCTTGTGTGTCACTGTTGTCGCTGCTGCTTGTAGTGGTGGAAAAGAAAAGTCAGCTGCAAAGGAAAAAGATACAAAATCCCTTGATGCAGCAGAGGTAAAGGTAGAAAGTGCTGAATACACATTGCCACCTCAATACGATACATCTGTACAGGATGATCAGTATGTTCTAAAAGTGAATGTATCTGTAAAAAATATCAGCAAAGAGCCTCTAAATGTTGATAAAAGCAACTTCACGCTTTACCAAGATGACGCACAGGTGTCTACGATCTCTCCAGATGACTACAACGAAGTATTATCTTCAAGCTCTCTAAATGCAGACAAAGTATCAAAAGGCGGTCTTTTCTTTGTTGTTGACAAAGACAAAGACTATCAGCTTGTGTACAATGAGCCAGGCAGTGGTTCTAAAAAAGATGACAAAACACTAGAGTTCGATATTAAAGGGAAAGACTTAATGAAAAAAGCAGATACACTTCAAGCATCTGCAAAAGCTCTTTCTTCTTATATTGATGTGATGATTTTTGGTAAGAATAACGACGAGTTCGAAAAACTAACAGGTGATAACAAATCAACCGTTATCAACGAATTTGATAAATCATTCAAACAAGGCTACATCACGTCATCAGGTATTTCTTCTAGCTCAGCGAAGGACGAAAACCTTGATAAGCTTCTAAAAGCTGTAAAAGAAACATTAGCTGAAAAATCAAAAGTATCAACAAAAACAAAAGCCATCAGTGGCGATAAAGCCGTTGTGACTGTGACCCTTACACCAATTGATGCAAGCCCGCTTGTCGATCGTTTAAAAGAAAAGGCGACTGAGTTCTACAGCAAAAACCGTACAGCGTCTTATGATGAAGCACAAAAATATTTACTCTCGATCTACCCAGAAGAGTTCAAAAAATTAGGACCATCCTCTTCTGAAGAAACAGTAGAAGTCAACATGAAGAAAAATGACATCGACCAATGGAAACTTGATTTGAACGATTACAAAACAAGCTCATTAGTTGAAAAGTTCATCAAGAACTAA
- a CDS encoding TerD family protein: MGISLAKGQKIDLTKTNPGLTKVVVGLGWDVNKYDGGHDFDLDASVFLLDAAGKASSPSDFVFYNQTTGGGGSVVHTGDNRTGEGDGDDEQVNIDLSAVPASIEKISFVITIHDAEARSQNFGQVTNAYVRILNAASNEELIRYDLAEDFSIETAIIVGELYRHGGEWKFSAVGSGYQGGLARIATDFGLDIG, encoded by the coding sequence GTGGGAATTTCCTTAGCGAAAGGTCAAAAAATTGATTTAACAAAAACGAATCCAGGTTTAACAAAAGTGGTCGTCGGTCTTGGCTGGGACGTCAATAAGTATGACGGCGGACATGACTTTGATCTAGACGCAAGTGTATTTCTTTTAGATGCGGCAGGTAAGGCAAGCTCTCCATCGGATTTTGTCTTTTACAATCAAACAACTGGCGGTGGCGGCAGTGTCGTACATACAGGCGATAACCGCACTGGTGAAGGAGACGGAGATGACGAGCAAGTCAATATCGACTTATCAGCTGTACCAGCGAGTATTGAGAAGATTTCATTTGTCATTACGATTCATGATGCGGAAGCGCGCAGTCAAAATTTCGGACAAGTAACGAACGCATATGTGCGTATTTTAAATGCGGCATCAAATGAAGAACTCATTCGCTACGATTTGGCAGAGGACTTCTCCATCGAGACAGCGATTATTGTAGGTGAATTATACCGTCATGGCGGGGAATGGAAATTCTCAGCTGTCGGATCGGGCTATCAAGGCGGACTTGCCCGCATTGCAACGGACTTCGGTTTAGATATCGGGTAA